One window of the Pyrus communis chromosome 17, drPyrComm1.1, whole genome shotgun sequence genome contains the following:
- the LOC137723288 gene encoding secreted RxLR effector protein 161-like gives MANVPYASAVGSLMYVMLCTRPDICHVVGIVSRYQSNPGQAHWQAVKRIMRYLQGTKDLTLYYQGWDLKLRGYSDANWASDKDERKSTSGCAFVLGNGIVSWCSKKQTCIALFTMESEYVAIGLVVQEAVWLRRFI, from the coding sequence atGGCAAACGTCCCCTATGCCTCTGCAGTAGGAAGTTTGATGTATGTGATGCTTTGCACGCGTCCGGACATTTGCCATGTTGTGGGCATAGTAAGCCGCTATCAAAGTAATCCTGGACAAGCTCACTGGCAAGCCGTCAAGAGAATTATGAGATACCTGCAAGGAACAAAAGATTTAACCCTATATTACCAAGGATGGGATCTGAAGTTGAGAGGATATAGTGATGCAAACTGGGCAAGCGATAAAGATGAACGCAAGTCCACCTCAGGTTGTGCTTTTGTCCTTGGAAATGGAATTGTTTCTTGGTGTAGCAAAAAGCAAACTTGTATTGCTCTATTCACAATGGAGTCAGAATATGTTGCCATTGGATTAGTTGTTCAAGAAGCTGTTTGGCTTAGGAGGTTTATATGA